In Deinococcus puniceus, one genomic interval encodes:
- a CDS encoding NUDIX domain-containing protein, whose amino-acid sequence MTLPAPFNLVVWLIVQDTQGGVLLGRREGTGYGAGLWGLPGGRVERGEALADAAAREVWEEMGLQVSAATLTFVGVSRYDVGGVQGSDFLYLARDWSGEPLALEQTSEVGWFDPAQVPADSLPWLAGVLAAHLLNGRVLSEQLDSLDGVQPR is encoded by the coding sequence ATGACTCTTCCCGCTCCCTTCAACCTCGTAGTGTGGCTGATTGTGCAAGACACTCAGGGCGGCGTGCTGCTCGGACGGCGCGAGGGCACGGGCTACGGCGCGGGACTATGGGGCTTGCCGGGTGGCCGAGTCGAGCGCGGCGAAGCGTTGGCCGACGCTGCCGCCCGCGAAGTGTGGGAAGAGATGGGCCTACAAGTGAGCGCGGCAACGCTGACCTTCGTCGGCGTCAGCCGCTACGACGTAGGCGGTGTGCAGGGCAGCGATTTTTTGTATCTGGCACGTGACTGGAGCGGGGAACCTCTGGCTTTGGAGCAGACCTCGGAAGTGGGTTGGTTTGATCCGGCCCAGGTGCCTGCCGACAGCTTGCCTTGGTTGGCGGGCGTGCTGGCCGCGCATTTGCTGAATGGCCGTGTGCTGAGCGAGCAACTCGACAGCCTAGACGGCGTGCAGCCGCGCTGA
- a CDS encoding NUDIX domain-containing protein, whose translation MKLPPPDATFYTHPPATPERASVGAVVLKRSDSGWLLAVVIEPGDYPQLPKGGVEAGETHEQALMRELREEAGLYAVRVVADLGTLERLNYARTLWQVTRYSLGVTEEMGQPPLEPGFRLEWHALADAPPLFWPEQTRLVEQVRGALARGEYGLEGGM comes from the coding sequence ATGAAACTCCCCCCGCCAGACGCCACTTTCTACACCCACCCCCCGGCCACTCCCGAACGGGCCAGCGTGGGCGCAGTCGTGCTGAAGCGCAGCGATTCCGGCTGGCTCCTCGCCGTTGTCATTGAACCCGGTGACTATCCGCAACTGCCCAAAGGCGGCGTAGAAGCGGGCGAAACGCATGAGCAGGCGCTGATGCGGGAACTGCGCGAGGAAGCGGGCCTATACGCCGTGCGCGTGGTGGCCGACTTGGGCACGCTGGAACGCTTGAACTACGCCCGGACGCTGTGGCAAGTCACGCGCTACAGCCTCGGCGTCACGGAGGAGATGGGTCAGCCGCCGCTGGAACCCGGTTTCAGGCTGGAATGGCACGCTCTGGCCGACGCGCCGCCCCTCTTCTGGCCCGAACAAACGCGGCTGGTGGAACAGGTTAGAGGGGCATTGGCACGCGGAGAATACGGCTTGGAAGGTGGCATGTAG
- a CDS encoding ribose-phosphate diphosphokinase: MSLLRSTHTDRIARSHRAPLLVFAGQSNRPLAQSICDNLGVPLGNSKTEKFTNDNLIVHYEESLREGDVFIIQTFSTPVSDAIMELMLMIDAAKSASAGRVTAVIPYYSYARSDKKDSPRISIAGRLVADLLQEAGADRILMMTLHSPQVHGFFKVPVDHLSADIVLTQHFKKCVPNAHEGVVLAPDAGSIKRASHIARRLDSGLAMIDKERISDTEVRPRALIGEVEGKTVFIVDDEISTAGSLVETVNICRSMGAKDVYVAVTHGVYTGPAIERIAALDVTQVASTNTVLVPESKILAAGGKLAVLDVAPLFANAIANIHTGESVSTLFE; the protein is encoded by the coding sequence GTGTCCCTGCTCCGATCCACCCACACTGACCGCATTGCCAGAAGCCACCGTGCGCCGCTGCTCGTGTTTGCAGGCCAGAGCAACCGCCCGCTGGCACAGTCCATCTGCGACAACCTCGGCGTGCCGCTGGGCAACAGCAAAACCGAGAAATTCACCAACGACAACCTGATCGTGCATTACGAAGAGTCCCTGCGAGAAGGCGACGTGTTCATCATTCAGACGTTCAGCACGCCCGTCAGCGACGCGATTATGGAACTGATGCTCATGATCGACGCCGCCAAGAGCGCGAGTGCAGGCCGCGTGACCGCCGTGATTCCGTACTACAGCTATGCCCGCAGCGACAAAAAAGACAGCCCCCGTATCTCCATCGCGGGCCGTCTGGTGGCCGACTTGCTTCAGGAAGCAGGCGCAGACCGAATCCTGATGATGACCCTGCACTCGCCGCAGGTTCACGGGTTTTTCAAAGTGCCCGTAGACCACCTGTCGGCGGACATCGTGCTGACGCAACACTTCAAAAAGTGTGTGCCCAACGCCCATGAAGGTGTAGTATTGGCCCCCGACGCGGGCAGCATCAAGCGGGCGTCCCACATTGCCCGCCGCCTCGATTCCGGCCTCGCCATGATCGACAAAGAGCGCATCAGCGACACCGAAGTTCGGCCCCGCGCCCTGATCGGGGAAGTGGAAGGCAAAACCGTGTTCATCGTGGACGACGAGATCAGTACGGCGGGCAGCCTCGTGGAGACCGTGAATATCTGCCGCAGCATGGGCGCAAAAGACGTGTATGTGGCGGTGACTCACGGCGTCTATACTGGCCCCGCCATAGAGCGAATCGCCGCGCTGGACGTGACGCAGGTGGCGAGTACCAACACGGTGCTGGTGCCCGAAAGCAAGATTCTGGCGGCGGGCGGCAAACTGGCCGTGCTGGACGTTGCGCCGCTGTTTGCCAACGCGATTGCCAATATTCATACCGGGGAGAGTGTGAGTACGCTGTTCGAGTAA
- a CDS encoding NAD(P)/FAD-dependent oxidoreductase — translation MQDVLVIGAGLAGLTAARVLTRAGRRVRVLEAGAEVGGRVRSRQLEGFTLDAGFQVLFTAYPAVRRHLNLEALDLVPIPPAAVVRRGARADVLGDPIRDPASLFSSLTTRVLPLPDKLRVAKLAAQLRTPPVHTLLSGPDESTQDYLRRQGFSEAALDRFFRPFFGGVFLRRDLSTSARLFRYYFRMLMDGQIAVPRGGMGQIPAQLADGLDVTLGVRVTRLTAHRDMVSVATRAGDLEARNVIVATDPNTAQTLLGGDLARGSLSSAYLHYATPHPIDPQPRLLLNAEAGWINNAHWISQAVPGRAPEGQHLLIATVLGRPTVSITEVSDAELDAQVRAELAVWYGEADARTLRTLHIERIEHAQYPQPAGYAAHLPGHATALPGVLLASELTSMSGIQGAMESGEKAAAIVLSDLVAMSRPRGS, via the coding sequence ATGCAAGATGTTTTGGTGATTGGAGCGGGCTTGGCGGGCCTCACGGCGGCGCGGGTGCTGACGCGGGCAGGGCGGCGCGTGCGGGTGCTGGAAGCGGGGGCAGAAGTGGGCGGGCGGGTGCGTTCGCGCCAACTGGAAGGCTTCACACTGGACGCCGGATTTCAGGTGTTGTTCACGGCTTACCCGGCGGTGCGGCGGCACCTGAACCTAGAGGCGCTGGATTTGGTGCCCATTCCCCCGGCGGCGGTGGTGCGGCGTGGGGCGCGGGCAGACGTACTGGGCGACCCCATCCGCGATCCGGCCAGCTTGTTTTCGAGCCTGACCACGCGGGTGCTGCCGCTGCCCGACAAACTGCGGGTGGCAAAACTGGCCGCGCAACTTCGCACGCCTCCGGTTCACACGCTGCTGAGCGGCCCCGACGAGTCCACACAGGACTATCTGCGGCGTCAGGGCTTTTCAGAGGCAGCTCTTGACCGATTCTTTCGCCCCTTTTTCGGCGGCGTGTTCCTGCGGCGCGACTTGTCTACGTCGGCCCGGCTGTTCCGCTACTACTTCCGCATGCTGATGGACGGCCAAATTGCCGTGCCACGCGGGGGTATGGGCCAGATTCCGGCGCAACTGGCAGACGGGCTGGACGTGACCTTGGGCGTGCGCGTGACCCGCCTGACCGCCCACCGGGACATGGTCAGCGTGGCCACACGTGCGGGCGATCTGGAGGCCCGGAACGTGATCGTCGCCACCGATCCGAACACGGCCCAAACGCTTCTGGGCGGAGACTTGGCGCGCGGCAGCCTCAGCAGCGCGTACTTGCATTACGCCACGCCGCACCCTATAGACCCGCAACCCCGCCTGCTGCTGAATGCCGAAGCGGGCTGGATCAACAACGCCCACTGGATCAGTCAGGCGGTGCCGGGGCGTGCGCCGGAAGGCCAACATCTGCTGATCGCCACAGTGCTGGGCCGCCCCACAGTGTCTATAACAGAAGTCTCCGATGCCGAACTGGATGCACAGGTGCGGGCAGAATTGGCCGTCTGGTACGGCGAGGCCGACGCCCGCACCCTCCGCACACTGCACATAGAGCGAATAGAACACGCCCAGTATCCCCAGCCTGCCGGGTACGCCGCCCACCTGCCCGGCCACGCCACCGCGCTTCCCGGCGTGCTGCTGGCCTCCGAACTGACCTCCATGAGCGGCATTCAGGGCGCGATGGAAAGCGGCGAAAAGGCGGCGGCCATCGTGCTGAGCGACTTGGTGGCAATGAGCAGACCGAGGGGGAGCTAA
- a CDS encoding VOC family protein, whose translation MPELPAAALDHLVIAARTLQEGQAWLEGRLGVTLAPGGEHTQFGTHNALLSLGPDAYLEVIAINPHAPAPSRPRWFGLDTPEIQDKLENGPALIHWVASVPSLPPTPDLLELSRGENRWALTVPQDGSLPGGGVQPSLIVWHTPPPPTRLPDAGVRLASLRLGTPDPDRLRAWLDAVHFAGEVEVYEAPQPELAALLETPHGLVTL comes from the coding sequence ATGCCAGAACTGCCCGCCGCCGCATTAGATCATCTGGTCATCGCCGCCCGCACGTTGCAAGAAGGGCAAGCGTGGCTGGAAGGACGTTTGGGCGTGACGCTCGCACCCGGTGGCGAACACACGCAATTCGGCACGCACAATGCGCTGCTGTCGCTGGGGCCGGACGCCTACCTAGAGGTCATCGCCATCAATCCGCACGCGCCCGCCCCTTCCCGCCCGCGCTGGTTTGGGCTGGATACACCCGAAATACAGGACAAGTTAGAGAATGGCCCCGCCCTGATTCACTGGGTGGCGAGTGTGCCCAGCCTGCCCCCCACTCCAGACCTGCTGGAACTCTCACGCGGCGAGAACCGTTGGGCGTTGACCGTGCCCCAAGATGGAAGCTTGCCGGGCGGCGGCGTGCAGCCCAGCCTGATCGTGTGGCACACGCCGCCCCCGCCCACGCGCCTGCCGGATGCTGGGGTGCGCTTGGCTTCCCTGCGTCTGGGCACGCCTGACCCAGACCGCCTGCGTGCTTGGCTGGACGCTGTTCATTTTGCGGGGGAAGTAGAAGTCTATGAAGCGCCTCAACCGGAATTGGCGGCCTTGCTGGAAACGCCGCACGGGTTGGTGACGCTGTGA
- a CDS encoding thiamine ABC transporter substrate-binding protein, giving the protein MQIRRVVIIAGLLLGSVASAQTTLTVISHDSFEVDKALVAAFEKANAARVRFVKAGDAGELLNRLILTRRAPLADVVYGIDNSLLPRARAAGVLDAYRSPALKAVPAAYRMDEANGTTLLNTVDYGVVAFNYDRAWFQKAGLALPKTLDDLKNPAYAKLTVVSSPATSSPGLAFLLASVNQYGEAGAWNWWRMARAGGMKVTRGWSDAYYKEFTRNGGKFPIVLSYASSPAAEVFYAEGFNAAKLTQQSPTGNLFLPGSTFLQLEGVGVLKGAKQPALARAFVDFMLSGGVQADIPTRMWIYPAVAGTPLNPVFKFAEQPKTAPIKPALLANPQRLIDGWVTNVLRR; this is encoded by the coding sequence ATGCAGATTAGACGAGTAGTGATCATTGCAGGACTCCTGTTGGGCAGCGTGGCTTCGGCCCAGACCACCCTCACCGTCATTTCTCACGACAGTTTCGAGGTCGATAAGGCGTTGGTGGCGGCCTTCGAGAAAGCCAACGCCGCCCGCGTGCGCTTTGTGAAGGCGGGCGATGCGGGCGAACTGCTGAACCGCCTGATCCTGACCCGCCGTGCGCCGCTGGCCGACGTGGTGTACGGGATAGATAACAGCCTGCTGCCGCGTGCCCGCGCTGCCGGGGTGCTGGATGCCTACCGCTCGCCCGCGTTGAAGGCCGTGCCCGCCGCCTACCGCATGGATGAGGCCAACGGGACAACCCTGCTGAATACGGTGGATTACGGCGTGGTGGCCTTCAACTATGACCGCGCTTGGTTCCAGAAAGCGGGGCTGGCCCTGCCCAAAACGTTGGATGACCTCAAGAATCCGGCCTATGCCAAATTGACGGTGGTGTCGTCTCCGGCGACGTCTAGCCCCGGTTTGGCCTTCCTGCTGGCAAGCGTGAACCAGTACGGCGAGGCGGGCGCGTGGAACTGGTGGCGCATGGCCCGCGCGGGCGGCATGAAGGTCACACGCGGCTGGTCAGATGCGTACTACAAGGAATTTACGCGCAACGGGGGCAAGTTTCCCATTGTCCTGAGCTATGCCAGCAGCCCCGCCGCCGAGGTCTTTTATGCCGAGGGATTCAACGCGGCCAAGTTGACCCAGCAGTCACCCACCGGGAATCTGTTCTTGCCCGGAAGCACCTTTTTGCAACTGGAAGGCGTGGGCGTGCTGAAGGGAGCCAAGCAGCCCGCACTGGCCCGCGCATTCGTGGACTTCATGCTGTCGGGGGGCGTGCAGGCCGACATTCCCACCCGGATGTGGATTTACCCGGCGGTGGCAGGCACGCCGCTGAATCCGGTGTTCAAGTTTGCCGAGCAGCCCAAGACAGCGCCCATCAAACCCGCGTTGCTCGCCAATCCGCAACGCCTCATCGACGGCTGGGTGACGAACGTGCTGCGGCGCTAG